Genomic window (Vicinamibacteria bacterium):
TCGCTGGAGCTTTACGACATCGAGGCCGACCCGTACCAATTGCAAAACCTGAGCGCGGACCTTGCCCGGGTATCGGAGATCACCGCTCTTCACGCCTTGCTCACGCCGCTAAAGTCGTGTGCGGCGGCATCCTGCCTCGCGGGGGAGCAGTAAGGGTGTGCTCGCGGGGAACCTGGGCAGCACGACCTTCGGCACCACCCCGCGCTTGGGGCTGCCGTCAATACGACACACCAGGCAACGGGACCATCACGTACAAAGGATTGTTCCCCCCTGCCAGGAGCGCGCTGTGGGGAAGTCGTTGTTCATTTGAGGCGCAGGAGAACCGTTGTGTGGCCCCTCAGGTCGCTCAGAAAGACGCATTCCGGCCTTTCCGCGCGTGCCAATTCCTAGGCGAAGTGAGAAATATGTACGTGACTTGGAACAGCGTGCCTCGGTCACTCAATCATCACGTCCACCCGAACTCAATTTCGTATCGTCCGGACACTTCGTGGCCGGGCGACGAGGTCACCACGGCTTGGGGACCAGAGAGTTAAAGCAGCCCCACTCAGGGTGGGGCAGTTCGCGGGAGAAGCTGCTGCTCATGAAGAAACTGTGGTTCGCGCCCATCATACTGGCCATGGTCTTCGGCTCATCTGGCGAGGTACACGCGGCCACAGCTGCCGCCGGGTACTTCCACACGGTTGTGTTGAAGAGCGACGGTACGGTATGGACCTGGGGTTACAACGGGCAGGGTCAGCTCGGGGACGGGACGACGACCACGAGGCTGCTACCGGTCCAGGTAAGTGCCCTGTCGGGAGTGACCGTGACCTCGGTTGCAGCAGGTGCCTATCACACGCTGGCGCTGACGTCGGGCGGGACGGTCTGGGCGTGGGGTTACAACGGCCAGGGTCAGCTCGGCAACGGTAACACCAACTCGCAGAGCTCTCCGGTTCAGGTCACAGGACTGAGTGCGGTCTCTGCCATCGCGTCGGGGGACCTTCACTCGATCGCGCTGAAGTCGAGCGGCGCGGTATCGACCTGGGGCTACAACGGCCTAGGCCAGCTTGGGGACGGTACGACCACGTCGCGGAGCAGCGCAACTACAGTCACAGGCATCACTGCCATTGCGATCGGCGGGGGAGGGGAGCACACCCTGGTCGTGCTTTCTGGCGGGGCCATGAAGGCTTGGGGCCAGAACGCCAATGGCCAGCTTGGGGACGGCGCCCTGACAGCGTCGGAGGTGAACCCGGTGTCCGTGAGCACGGTGACGAGCATGTCATCGACCGCCGGAGGCACTGCCTTCAGCCTGGCTCGGAAGAGCGACGGTACCGTGTGGGCTTGGGGACTGAACGCGAGTGGGCAGCTTGGGGATGGCACGCTCACACAGCGGCCAGCCCCCGTGCAACTAACGGGGATCACGAGTGTGAGTGTGATTGCCCCCGGGTCTGCGCATTCGATCAGCCTCAAGAATGACGGTACTGTTTGGACTTGGGGCGTAAACGCTAACGGCCAGCTTGGGGACGGCACGACCAACTCGAAGAGCGGCCCCGCCCAATTGACCGGCCTCCCCAGCATTGGAGCTATTGGGGCAGGCGCTGCTCACAGCGTTGCGGTCGGGACGGACGGCAGTGTGTGGTCCTGGGGCTACAACGCCTTCGGCCAGCTTGGGGACGGCACTGTGACTGACCGGTGGACCCCGGTCAAGGTAGCGGAGGCGGGGTTTGTCTGGAAGGTTGGGACGCCGATCTTCACCCCCGGGCCGGGTGTCTACTTTGCGAACCAGAGCGTCCAGCTCCTGAGTGCCACGTCGGGCGCCACCATCCGCTACACGACCGACGGCACCGACCCCGGGACTTCGGCCACGGCTACCCTCTATACCAATTCCCCCATCTCCGTCACCCTACCGATGACCCTTAGAGCCATAGCCCGGATGACCGGCCTCCCCGACAGCAACATCGCCACCGGCATCTACAACAAGGTGAGCGTCACCACGGCGGCCGCTGGGTTCTTGCACACAGTCGTGTTGAGCAGCGCAGGGACGGTGTGGGCGTGGGGTTACAACGGTCAGGGTCAGCTCGGGGACGGTACGACGACCACCAGGGTGCTGCCCGTCCAGGTAAGTGCCCTGTCTGGGGTAGTGTCGGTTGCGGCGGGTGCATATCACACGCTGGCGCTGAAGTCGGACGGCACGGTGTGGGCCTGGGGATACAACGCCTCTGGCCAACTGGGCAATGGCAACACCAACTCGCAGAGTGCTCCGGTTCAGGTCACAGGACTCACCTCGGTCTCTGCCATCGCGTCGGGTTACCTTCACTCAATCGCGCTGAAGTCGGACGGCACGGTGTGGGCCTGGGGAGACAACACGGACGGTGAGCTCGGGGATGGCACCACGACGTCGAGGAGTACTCCCGAGCACGTGACGGGTATCGCGCCTGTGAACGCGATTGGGGCAGGAGCCTACCAGACGTTTTTCATCCTGGCTGGCAGCGGCAACATGGAAGCATGCGGCTTCAATGGGAATGGCGAGCTCGGAATCGGCTCGCAGACGCAGCAGACGAGCCCTGTGCCCGTCAGTGTTGTGTCGGGCATGGCGGGTGTAGCCGGGGGTGTCTTTCACACCCTGGCGGTCAAGGGCGACGGCAGTGTTTGGACGTGGGGCTGGAACGGATACGGGGAGTTGGGAGACGGAACGATCGACCAGAACCTTTCTCCCATCGGGGTGGCGAGCCTCACCCAAATCGCGTCCGCCTCGGGGGGCGAGTTCCACTCCCTGGCCCTCTCGTCTACGGGCGCGGTATGGGCATGGGGAGACAACCTGAACGGCCAGCTCGGCGATGGCACGCTCACGGAAAGGGCCTTGCCCATCCCGGTGCCGGGTCTTCCGAGCGTTAGCGCCGTGGCGGCGGGAGCCATTCACAGCGTGGCGGTAGGAACAGACGGTTCGGTGTGGGCGTGGGGGGACAACTCGGCAGGGGAACTTGGTGACGGCACGGTCAGCGCCCATGCCTCTCCGACGAAGATCGCCGAGCCGGGCTTTGCATGGAAAGTCGGCACTCCGATCTTCAATGTTGCGCCGGGTACGTACAACGTGACTCAGAACGTGAGCATTGTGAATGCAACGCCAGGCTCCGCCATCTACTACACGACGGACGGGTCCATTCCCACCACGTCCTCTTTCCACTACACGATGGCGGTGAACATTCCCGTCTCGGAAACGCTCAACGCCAAGGCGTTCCTGGGGACCTCGAGCAGCAACTTGGCGTCGACTCTGTATACGCTGAAGGTGGGTTTCCCGACCTTCACCCCTGGAACGGGAACCTACACCTCGGCCCCAAATGTGACCCTCGGATCCAGTTCGCCCGGCTTCTCCCTCTACTACACGACCGATGGCACGACTCCCACGCTGGGCTCGATGCGGTACTCTAGTCCGCTGAACATCGGCACGACGACGACCCTCAAGGCCGTAGGTTTCATCACCGGGTGGACGCAAAGCGACGTGGGCAGTGCAACCTACACGATGAATTTCGGGACGCTCGGGACACCACTGCTCAATCCGGGCACCGGCACCTATACCTCTCCGCAGACCCTGACCATGACAGCGGGGACGGGAACGACGATCCGATATACGACGGACGGGTCGACGCCGACGGCTGGGTCGACGGCCTACTCGCCGTCACCGCCGCTTTCCCTCTTGCAGACGACGACGATCAACGCGGCCGCGTTCCAGACGAACTACGCGACCAGCCCAGTCGCGACCTCGACCTACACCCTCCAGGTGGCAACGCCGACCTTCAGCCTGGCCGCGGGCAGTTATGCCGCTGGTACGACTGTGACGGTCAGCTGCTCAACGCCTGGCGTTACGATCACCTACACCACCAATGGCGTCGACCCGACACTGAACAACACTCCAATAGCCTCCGGCGGGACTCTGGTCCTCGGGAACTTCACCCTTAAGGCCAAGGCGTGGGGCACCAGCACGCTTCCGAGCGTGGTTCAGAGCGCGGCCTATACCGTGACCGGCCAGTGGGTGCCCGGGGCTTTGTCGGCAGGACGGACCTTATCGCTCCTATTGAGGACCGACGGCACCGTTTGGTGGTGGGGAAACAACTCGCTCTCGCCGGTGCAGGTCCCGGTTCTCGCGGGCGTGATTGCCGTCTCCGCAGGGAACACCCACTCTCTCGCCCTGGAGAGCGACGGCAGTGTTTGGGCGTGGGGGGCCAACGAAAGCGGACAGCTCGGGGATGGCACAACAACCAACAACAACACGCCCAGAAGGGTCCCTGGGCTCACCATGGGATTTGTGGCCATCTCAGCGGGTTACTCCTTCAGCTTGGCCGCCAAGAGCGATGGGACCGTGTTCGCCTGGGGACTGAACCAGTCCTACCAACTAGGTGACGGCACGACAACTCAAAGGAACTCTCCCATCTCCTGGGGGCCGTCGGGCGTCATCACCGGCTTGGCCGCAGGGCAAAGCCATTCTTTGGCGGTGAAGGCGGACGGGACGGTCTGGGCTTGGGGCGACAACACGCATGGCCAGCTGGGGGACGGGACGACGACACAACGGCCCACCGCCGTTCAGGTCATTGGCCTCACGGGAGCAGTGGGGGTGGGGACGAGGACATCTTCGTCTGTCGCTCTTCTGAGCGATGGCAGCGTCTTTGGTTGGGGGGACGACTCCCTCGGCCAGCTCGGGGACGGCGCGCAGATCGATCCCAGGATCGCGCCTGTGCAAACCGTCGGGATCATTGCGAAGGCAAATGGCGTTGGGTACGACCACGCTGCGGCCGTGCAGACCGACGGGTCCGTGTGGACGTGGGGCCTCAATACGTTGGGCCAGCTCGGAACCGGGGCGACACCCAGCTTCAGCAGTGTGCCCATCTCCGTCCCCGGACTTTCCGGGGCCGCGGCGATCACGGCCGGAAACTACCATGTCGTCGCCCTGACCTCCGACGGCACGGTATGGGCGTGGGGAGACAACGACAACGGACAGCTGGGAGACGGCACGACCGTGATGCGGCTCTCCCCCGTGAAGGTCACCGAGACTGGATTTGCCTGGAAGGTGGGTACACCGACTCTGGACGTCGCTTCGGGCACATACACCTCGAGTCCGGTCGTGAAGGTCTCCTGCTCGACTTCAGGGGCGACCATCTACTACACGACGAACGGGAACGACCCCACCACAGGCGATGCCATGGTGGCTTCGGGCGGGACGGTCACGGTCAGTCAGAGCCTCACGCTGAAGGCAAAGGCCTTCATGACCAGTCTCTCCCCGAGCAACGTTGCGGCCTCGTTCTATGTACTGCAGGTCATGGCCCCCGTTATGACCCCTGGGGGTGGGAGTTACCCGGCGACTCAGGGTGTGAACATCACATCGACCACGGGCGCGACCATCCGCTATTCGACAGACGGGACTGATCCCACGAACGGGAACACATACACGGGGCAGATTGCGGTCAATACGAGCGAGACTTTGAAGGCGAAGGCCACCTTGACCGGCTGGACGGATAGCACGATCACGGCGGCGACGTACGTCCTCAACCTCGGGACGCTGGCGGCACCCACGATGACCCCCACCGCGGGGACCTCCATCACGTCTCAGGCGGTCACGATGTCGGCTCCCGGCGCCACCACCATCACCTACACGACCGATGGGTCAACGCCCACGGGCTCATCCTCGGTTTACACCAATCCGATCACCCTCACCGCCACGACTACGCTCAATGCCGTCGCGTTCAAGCCCCCCGATTGGACGCCGAGCCCGGTCACCAGCAACGTCTATACCATCCAGGCCGCGGCACCGGTGATCAACCCTGGTGGTGGGAGCTACGCGGCCGGACAGGGGATCACGATTTCGACGACGACGCCGGGAGCGACGATCTACTACACCACTAACGGCAACAACCCTACGACGAGCGACGGCACGCTCGCTTCGGGTGTCAGCCTCGTTCTCGAGGCGGGCTTCACCTTGAAGGCGGCAGCCTTCAAGACGGGATTGACAGCAAGCGCCGTCGCCACTGCTGTCTTCACCGTAGCCGGCCAGCTTACGGGGAGAGTCGTAGCTGCGGGTGACAACCACTCGTTCGCGGTGACGACGAACGGAACCCTCTGGGACTGGGGTTATAACGCCTCGGGCCAGCTCGGCACCACGAACCCGAGCACGATCCCCGGGCAGGTGACGACCCCGTCGGCCGTCTTGGCCGTCGCGGGCGGCACGTGGCATAGCCTGATGCTTGACACGAGCGGGAACCTCTGGGCCACCGGGGCCAACGGCAGCGGCCAGCTGGGTACGGACTACCCCAACCAGCACGCGACCCCGGTCCAGGTAATGAGCTCAGTCACAGCGATAGCAGCAGGGCCGAACTTCAGCCTCGCTGTGACGAGCAACGGGAACGTGTATGCGTGGGGGGACAACCACCATGGCCAGCTGGGTACGGACTACCCCAACCAGCACGCGACTCCCGTCCAGGTAAGTGGCCTCGTGAACGTCGTCGCGGTCGCGGCGGGGCAGTATCACTCCCTCGCTATGACGAGCAACGGGAGCGTGTATGCGTGGGGGGACAACACCTACGGCCAGCTGGGGGATGGCACGACGACGCAGAGGACCGCGCCGGTACTGGTACAAGCAACGGGGACAATTTCGGGGAACAACCTCACTGGAGTGAAGGCAATCGCGGCCGGGTACTGGCACAGCATGGCTTTAAAAACGGACGGGACGATCTGGGGCTGGGGATACAACGGCTACGGCCAGCTGGGGGACGGGACGACGGCGGCGCAGCGTCTCAACCCGGCGCAAGCGACTGGCCTCACGGGTTACCTTGCGATCGCCTCCGAGTCAGGTGCTCAGCACAGCCTCGCCGTGGGGCCAGACGGGACGGTGTGGGCCTGGGGATACGACTACTACGGACAGCTCGGCAACGGCGGAGCAGACGCCAACGCGCACCCGACGCCGACCCAGGTCTCCGGCCTCGAGGGAGTGGTCGGGGTCGGCGCCGGCGCTGGTCACAGCCTTGCCGTGACGAACGATGGGAGTGTCTGGTCGTGGGGATACAACGGCTACGGCCAGCTGGGTGACGGGACGACGTCGCCGAGGACCGTTCCAGTTCGGGTGAGCCAGTCGAGCTTCAACTGGCAGGTCGGCACACCTTACTTCGACCAATCCACCGGCACCTATACAAGGAACCTGAGCGTGAAGGTTACGTGCGACACGCCGGGAGCGACGATCAACTACACGACGAACGGCAACAACCCCACTACGGGTGATCAGACGGTAGCCTCCGGCGGGACCGTTTCCGTCAACCAGGGCCTCACGCTCAAAGCGTTCGCCTGGAAGAACTTGATGGCCACGAGCGCAGTCGCCACAGCCACCTACACGATGTCTATCTCTTCTGTCACGGCCACCCCCGGTTCGGGATCCTACTACGCGCCGCCACCGCAGGGGGTTAGCCTCGCGACGGCCCCGCTCGCCCAAGGGGCCTCCATTTACTACACGACCAATGGCATGACTCCGTCGAACTCCTCGACGCCCTATACCGGGCCGATTCAAATCACCGGCACGATGACCCTTGCGGCCATTGCCTACGAGACGGGTTGGACGACAAGCGGCGCCTTCTTTATCCTTTACAGCTTCCAGGTGGCGACTCCGACCTTCATTCCGGCCGGAGGGAGCTTCACGTCGCCCCAGACGGTCACGGTCTCCTCGATTAGTCCGGGCGCCACCATCCGCTACACGACGGATGGCAGCGAGCCGACCCTGGAAAGCCCGACCGTCGGCCCCGCGGGCACGGTCACCATCAGTGGAACGGCGACTCTGAAAGCCAAAGGCTGGGAGAACGGTTGGACACCGAGCGCCACGGGCATCACCGACTTCATGATGGTTTCCGGGACCGCGGTGGCTCCGATCATGAATCCCCCCGCCGGGCCCTACACCACGACCCAGAGCGTGATCCTGACCACGTCAACGACCGGAGCGGCCATCCGCTACACCCTCGACGGCACGGATCCGACACTCACGTCCAGGCTTTTCACCACGCCCGTGCCCATCACGGGCACCACCACCCTCAAGGCCAAGACGTTCCGGCCGGACTACCAGCCGAGTCCGACGGCCACCGCCATCTACACGCTCGGACTGGCGACGGTGGCGACACCCGTGTTCAGTCCGCCTGGCGGGTTCTATCCGGCCGGACAGACCGTGACGATCACCTGCGCCACGTCGGGCGCCACGATCCATTACACGACCACCGGAGTCGACCCCACAACGGGTGATCCGACGATCGCGTCTGGGGGCACCGTCGCGGTCACCTCATCCATGTCGCTCAAGGCGAAAGCATGGGGCACTCCTCCTGCGAGCGCCGTGCAGCGGGGCGACTACGTCCTGACCGGAGCAGTCGCGGCGGGCTTCTCACATTCTTTGGCGCTGAAGTCGGACGGTACGAT
Coding sequences:
- a CDS encoding chitobiase/beta-hexosaminidase C-terminal domain-containing protein, whose translation is MKKLWFAPIILAMVFGSSGEVHAATAAAGYFHTVVLKSDGTVWTWGYNGQGQLGDGTTTTRLLPVQVSALSGVTVTSVAAGAYHTLALTSGGTVWAWGYNGQGQLGNGNTNSQSSPVQVTGLSAVSAIASGDLHSIALKSSGAVSTWGYNGLGQLGDGTTTSRSSATTVTGITAIAIGGGGEHTLVVLSGGAMKAWGQNANGQLGDGALTASEVNPVSVSTVTSMSSTAGGTAFSLARKSDGTVWAWGLNASGQLGDGTLTQRPAPVQLTGITSVSVIAPGSAHSISLKNDGTVWTWGVNANGQLGDGTTNSKSGPAQLTGLPSIGAIGAGAAHSVAVGTDGSVWSWGYNAFGQLGDGTVTDRWTPVKVAEAGFVWKVGTPIFTPGPGVYFANQSVQLLSATSGATIRYTTDGTDPGTSATATLYTNSPISVTLPMTLRAIARMTGLPDSNIATGIYNKVSVTTAAAGFLHTVVLSSAGTVWAWGYNGQGQLGDGTTTTRVLPVQVSALSGVVSVAAGAYHTLALKSDGTVWAWGYNASGQLGNGNTNSQSAPVQVTGLTSVSAIASGYLHSIALKSDGTVWAWGDNTDGELGDGTTTSRSTPEHVTGIAPVNAIGAGAYQTFFILAGSGNMEACGFNGNGELGIGSQTQQTSPVPVSVVSGMAGVAGGVFHTLAVKGDGSVWTWGWNGYGELGDGTIDQNLSPIGVASLTQIASASGGEFHSLALSSTGAVWAWGDNLNGQLGDGTLTERALPIPVPGLPSVSAVAAGAIHSVAVGTDGSVWAWGDNSAGELGDGTVSAHASPTKIAEPGFAWKVGTPIFNVAPGTYNVTQNVSIVNATPGSAIYYTTDGSIPTTSSFHYTMAVNIPVSETLNAKAFLGTSSSNLASTLYTLKVGFPTFTPGTGTYTSAPNVTLGSSSPGFSLYYTTDGTTPTLGSMRYSSPLNIGTTTTLKAVGFITGWTQSDVGSATYTMNFGTLGTPLLNPGTGTYTSPQTLTMTAGTGTTIRYTTDGSTPTAGSTAYSPSPPLSLLQTTTINAAAFQTNYATSPVATSTYTLQVATPTFSLAAGSYAAGTTVTVSCSTPGVTITYTTNGVDPTLNNTPIASGGTLVLGNFTLKAKAWGTSTLPSVVQSAAYTVTGQWVPGALSAGRTLSLLLRTDGTVWWWGNNSLSPVQVPVLAGVIAVSAGNTHSLALESDGSVWAWGANESGQLGDGTTTNNNTPRRVPGLTMGFVAISAGYSFSLAAKSDGTVFAWGLNQSYQLGDGTTTQRNSPISWGPSGVITGLAAGQSHSLAVKADGTVWAWGDNTHGQLGDGTTTQRPTAVQVIGLTGAVGVGTRTSSSVALLSDGSVFGWGDDSLGQLGDGAQIDPRIAPVQTVGIIAKANGVGYDHAAAVQTDGSVWTWGLNTLGQLGTGATPSFSSVPISVPGLSGAAAITAGNYHVVALTSDGTVWAWGDNDNGQLGDGTTVMRLSPVKVTETGFAWKVGTPTLDVASGTYTSSPVVKVSCSTSGATIYYTTNGNDPTTGDAMVASGGTVTVSQSLTLKAKAFMTSLSPSNVAASFYVLQVMAPVMTPGGGSYPATQGVNITSTTGATIRYSTDGTDPTNGNTYTGQIAVNTSETLKAKATLTGWTDSTITAATYVLNLGTLAAPTMTPTAGTSITSQAVTMSAPGATTITYTTDGSTPTGSSSVYTNPITLTATTTLNAVAFKPPDWTPSPVTSNVYTIQAAAPVINPGGGSYAAGQGITISTTTPGATIYYTTNGNNPTTSDGTLASGVSLVLEAGFTLKAAAFKTGLTASAVATAVFTVAGQLTGRVVAAGDNHSFAVTTNGTLWDWGYNASGQLGTTNPSTIPGQVTTPSAVLAVAGGTWHSLMLDTSGNLWATGANGSGQLGTDYPNQHATPVQVMSSVTAIAAGPNFSLAVTSNGNVYAWGDNHHGQLGTDYPNQHATPVQVSGLVNVVAVAAGQYHSLAMTSNGSVYAWGDNTYGQLGDGTTTQRTAPVLVQATGTISGNNLTGVKAIAAGYWHSMALKTDGTIWGWGYNGYGQLGDGTTAAQRLNPAQATGLTGYLAIASESGAQHSLAVGPDGTVWAWGYDYYGQLGNGGADANAHPTPTQVSGLEGVVGVGAGAGHSLAVTNDGSVWSWGYNGYGQLGDGTTSPRTVPVRVSQSSFNWQVGTPYFDQSTGTYTRNLSVKVTCDTPGATINYTTNGNNPTTGDQTVASGGTVSVNQGLTLKAFAWKNLMATSAVATATYTMSISSVTATPGSGSYYAPPPQGVSLATAPLAQGASIYYTTNGMTPSNSSTPYTGPIQITGTMTLAAIAYETGWTTSGAFFILYSFQVATPTFIPAGGSFTSPQTVTVSSISPGATIRYTTDGSEPTLESPTVGPAGTVTISGTATLKAKGWENGWTPSATGITDFMMVSGTAVAPIMNPPAGPYTTTQSVILTTSTTGAAIRYTLDGTDPTLTSRLFTTPVPITGTTTLKAKTFRPDYQPSPTATAIYTLGLATVATPVFSPPGGFYPAGQTVTITCATSGATIHYTTTGVDPTTGDPTIASGGTVAVTSSMSLKAKAWGTPPASAVQRGDYVLTGAVAAGFSHSLALKSDGTIWAWGDNTYGELGTNDAPTQHSTPFQVSQATGLTAAVAISSGTNFSLAVKSGGTAWAWGYNFNGQLGDNTTTQRNAPVQVSGLANVVAVAAGYNHGLALTGSGTVWAWGNNSSYQLGDGTTTQRNAPVQVGQAPSNWLTGVVAVAAGDTFSVAVKSDGSVWTWGTGGSTGSLGAGTTTVSPLPIPASGLTGAVAVSARAANAVALKTDGMPTGTVWAWGSNSYGTIGDGGTTSAPVPVKGLTAAIAIAQGGLHTHALRSDGTGSDTIWAWGSNSLGQIGDDAMAPNQYSPIGINLLSNVVAISAGTSHSLAITRDGNVWAWGNGGSGQLGNGVPGNSPIPILVGGLSLANNSWLLADPDHDGLTTGQELEIGTDPLNPDTNGDGIPDGLEVRMGLSPTNMDMDGDGLLNPVELAIGTNPFNPDTDGDGVLDGQDCFPLDPTRWQCPVPNPTDHTAPVITLTYPTNATLISHNP